In Methyloprofundus sedimenti, the genomic window GACAGCAAAATAATCACTGGTATTAGCCCAGGGACGGACTACAAAATTAACCGATGAATCGGCAAGTTCATGTACTTTTATAACGGGTTCAGGATCTTTATGAACCAAAGGATGTTGTTGCAATATATCCAGTAACACGGTTTCTGCCTTGGCTATATCATCATTGTAGCCGATGCCAAATATCATATCCACGCGTCGTGTCTTGCTTCCGGTTACATTGGTGATTGTGCTGCCCCAGATTGAGTTATTTGGAATCACTACCGTTTGATTATCAGGTAATTTTAATGTTGTTGATACCAGCGTCATGGAATTAACCGTACCCGTCATTCCGGCAACATTGACCACATTACCAATATCGTAAGGGCGATAAATTAAAATCATTAATCCAGAGGCAAAATTACTTAAAGTACCCTGCAAGGCAAAACCGACGATAAAGCCAACGGCGCCCAAAGCGGCAATCAGTGGCGCAACATTCACTTCCAGCATAGACAGAGCAATCATAATACCAATTAATTTAGTCAAATTGCGTACCATGCCAACAAAGAATTCTTGTAGCAAGGATGAAGTACTTTTTAGCCTGCGTACCGCTTTTTCAGTTATTCTGGAAAAAACGCCGACTAACAGACTAAAGATAAATAAAGTCACAAAAAATAAGCCAAAATTTATCGCCCAGCGTATTCCTCCTTCAGGCGATTCAAGCCAGCCTGTTATGGATGCCAGCAATACAGTAGAATCTTTGGCTTCAAATTTTACAGCGGATACTGCACCAAGATAAGTCTCATAATCAGTTACATCGCCCCCTTTGCTTTGTAGTTGGTGCAGAATTAAATTGATTCGATCCGTGAGTTTGATTTGTTGCTCTTTTAGCAGTTTTAATTGCTCTAACATGACTTCTTTTTGAGTAGCATCTGCCTGGGCAATTTGTATATTAAGTTCACTGATCTCCTGTAGGTGAGATTGCAATAAATCTTGCCAATGATCAGCTGCGGCTTTTAAATCATCCTGTGAGAGTGGCGTTAAACGAAATCCCAGCTCTTTAACATCAATACTTTTCTGGCCAACTGGATTTTCAGATAAATCTATTTCTGCCTGCACTGGCACTATCCAGAGCAAACAAAACATAACGAAGCCTACAGCGAGTTGTTTAGTAAACATCATGATTATTTCCTTTTTTTAAGCATCAGATTTTTTAATGAGACAAAACAATCATCAGTATACACAATCATAGCGTGCAATAAGCAGCCATTTAACTAAAAAATATACGAATTCTCAAATCCATTTTTGCGCTCAGTATCATAGAATATATAGCATGAGAATCAGGATAAATTGTTTATACAAGTCAGTTGAACATCCTATGTTTCGCGATTTTACTCGCTAGTAATGCGTTGCACTACATTTTTAATGATGAGATTTATTTTGCTCAGGCACTAACATAGGAAATTTTTTTGCGGCAAATTCAGTATGGCATTCGACACAGGCTGTGTTTAACTTATAGAAATAAAAGTTAACAATTTCAGCATTTTTCATTTCTGCAGCATGAGCCAACATGCCTGCTGAGCGGTGGAATGTCAGGTCTTGCTTGATAAATTCTGCCGGGAAAGATTTATGTAGGACATGACGCTGAGCGGTTGTTAACTGTTGTTTTAACAGATAACTCTCTTCTATATTTTTACCTGTTTCGGCTATTTT contains:
- a CDS encoding mechanosensitive ion channel family protein — translated: MMFTKQLAVGFVMFCLLWIVPVQAEIDLSENPVGQKSIDVKELGFRLTPLSQDDLKAAADHWQDLLQSHLQEISELNIQIAQADATQKEVMLEQLKLLKEQQIKLTDRINLILHQLQSKGGDVTDYETYLGAVSAVKFEAKDSTVLLASITGWLESPEGGIRWAINFGLFFVTLFIFSLLVGVFSRITEKAVRRLKSTSSLLQEFFVGMVRNLTKLIGIMIALSMLEVNVAPLIAALGAVGFIVGFALQGTLSNFASGLMILIYRPYDIGNVVNVAGMTGTVNSMTLVSTTLKLPDNQTVVIPNNSIWGSTITNVTGSKTRRVDMIFGIGYNDDIAKAETVLLDILQQHPLVHKDPEPVIKVHELADSSVNFVVRPWANTSDYFAVYWDVTRAVKDRFDAENISIPYPQRDVHVHTVETSA